Proteins encoded together in one Ciona intestinalis chromosome 1, KH, whole genome shotgun sequence window:
- the LOC104265329 gene encoding axonemal dynein light chain domain-containing protein 1-like isoform X1 gives MSTELAHIAEDNSVAVNNENTPPAERDITMQTCDVGQDKSTGEPTVQNEMIPEELLFALTQTTGEPSNKTTKNLSPIKAVKTPEKLRLALKKGPPQNVWHHKGRRVQFKHLTDNPRSLGKGVGTRDISFLFDVSGQKKPQPPNPNKNDKSAVRFEAANSTQDINSNTALAVPDSIIPEEYHVIKSRAVLGLEYIDEELTTKLTDHDQLLRIFPSLNPTKRFEVLQLLRTMDAMLEQSGIDDEAVEVKGPTQIHNLLELIKKEQTIYDLVFSEVIRQVSVECIERGQLLSKLRNKYADLLNRIPRQMKSLHAEVMAQRSLDRRLTEELLRFKSSISFLTTELQNVREHDEQVTQDANKAEADLAQALKESQTNASLVDEYHDLYELQRHRLEANVSTLTEERDMWSNVAYSLSLKIMTINHLSTAKRLHVSEKAWSKLAGHFSVLLSDQDSENLSQMQKHVQQWRDLMFHFSQSLEGADKRSVVSLEKVKEGIETWMEKFESILMSSSSDVRFMKIPPNEFVEKLSDAMKEWEEKLGEDSERFAGGQLLNNKEQLSKMNKESEAWTEVALHVYRRHKTDTGESFPLATTMIDLNEKFHNLVKQLEIRISGENGVAKGIIALQNNLDNWSNKLIMMSHGAQPLTDTEWMQLYDKLFEYSTLLTTTIQYVGKQQRDEDKLNGVPHTKIEMREMMKDVEDWMKKTMNRIEAEDGKLVAQASTIHTKLVHWMAQMLLHLAPNLDNRSANMPSEMSLQAFSTLEDLIKKAKEISEHISMFTEYVCQCCNAIVLNKMQEKKDVGDEDADHEYRDFTRFKREANEWIHTCEILLNSVLEEPTKLLSKEVVSRLVPSEEGKSTTEESPPKTQASSPITQPKKTNLKRIPTVQEKKEVKKEETKSPAVETMIKEEETVKVVEPEKNSQDKVEENESEPSLLPTRMEVIGSDENVGTSSLLEDIPLGESVSNILTPPSSSLTQSAYDAIAKMDEVQMQLLETEQRAQGAEEKVNDLNQELNEANERIRALEKKLQMMDMEKKESTEEKPGVSLPTVEEKKQEETLLQPKSSETAKRAPSRGSGSGQRKSKSSKKK, from the exons ATGAGTACAGAATTGGCACACATCGCAGAAGACAACAGCGTTGCTGTGAACAATGAAAACACTCCTCCCGCCGAGCGAGATATTACAATGCAGACTTGTGATGTCGGACAAG ATAAATCTACGGGTGAGCCAACTGTTCAAAACGAAATGATCCCAGAAGAATTGTTGTTTGCACTTACTCAGACTACTGGTGAACCAagcaacaaaactacaaaaaatcTTTCACCAATCAAAGCTGTTAAAACACCTGAAAAGCTACGGTTG GCATTAAAGAAGGGACCTCCTCAAAATGTGTGGCATCATAAGGGCAGACGAGTTCAGTTTAAACATCTTACTGACAATCCACGTTCATTGGGTAAAGGAGTTGGAACCAGAGATATATCATTTCTCTTCGATGTCTCAGGCCAAAAGAAACCACAGCCTCCTAATCCgaataaaaatgacaaaagtGCAGTAAGATTTGAAGCAGCCAACAGCACACAAGAT ATAAACAGCAACACAGCCCTTGCAGTTCCCGATTCAATAATACCCGAGGAATATCATGTTATCAAATCTCGTGCTGTTCTTGGTTTGGAATACATAGATGaggaattaacaacaaaactaaCCGACCATGATCAATTGCTTCGAATATTTCCATCCTTGAACCCAACTAAGCGATTCGAG gttCTTCAATTGCTTCGAACGATGGATGCGATGCTTGAACAAAGTGGGATTGATGATGAAGCTGTAGAAGTAAAAGGACCAACTCAAATACACAACCTACTTGAACTTATAAAGAAAGAACAAACAATATATGACCTTGTGTTCAGTGAG GTTATACGTCAAGTAAGTGTGGAATGCATTGAGAGAGGACAACTGCTATCTAAACTAAGAAATAAATATGCTGATCTACTGAATAGG ataCCTCGTCAAATGAAAAGTTTACACGCTGAGGTGATGGCGCAAAGATCACTTGATAGAAGACTTACTGAGGAGTTGTTACGATTTAAGTCttcaatttcatttttaacaac GGAGTTGCAAAATGTAAGAGAACATGATGAACAAGTGACACAAGATGCAAACAAAGCTGAAGCTGATTTAGCGCAAGCATTAAAG GAATCGCAAACCAATGCAAGCTTAGTTGACGAATATCATGACTTATATGAACTACAAAGACATCGACTGGAAGCTAACGTTTCAACTCTGACAGAAGAGAGAGATATGTGGAGCAATGTAGCTTACAGTTTATCACTGAAG ATAATGACTATAAATCATTTAAGTACTGCAAAACGACTCCATGTCAGCGAGAAAGCGTGGTCAAAGTTAGCCGGGCATTTCTCTGTATTGTTAAGTGACCAAGACAGCGAAAACTTGTCACAAATGCAAAAACATGTTCAGCAATGGAGAGACTTAATGTTTCA tttcaGTCAATCACTGGAAGGGGCAGATAAACGTTCGGTTGTTTCACTTGAGAAAGTTAAAGAAGGAATCGAAACCTGGATGGAAAAGTTTGAAT CCATACTCATGTCAAGCTCTTCTGATGTTCGATTCATGAAAATTCCTCCGAATGAGTTTGTTGAGAAACTGAGCGATGCCATGAAAGAATGGGAGGAG AAACTTGGTGAAGATTCAGAACGATTTGCTGGAGGACAGCTCTTAAACAACAAAGAGCAGCTCAGTAAGATGAACAAAGAGTCGGAAGCATGGACTGAAGTTGCATTGCATGTTTACAGACGCCATAA aaCTGACACTGGGGAAAGTTTTCCTCTTGCTACAACAATGATTGACCTCAATGAAAAGTTTCATAATTTGGTAAAGCAACTCGAGATCCGGATATCTGGAGAAAACG GAGTGGCCAAAGGAATAATTGCATTGCAGAATAATTTGGATAACTGGAGTAACAAACTTATCATGATGTCACATGGAGCTCAAC CATTGACGGACACCGAATGGATGCAACTTTATGATAAGTTGTTTGAATACAGCACTTTACTTACAACTACAATCCAATATGTTGGTAAACAACAGAGAGATGAAGACAAGTTGAATGGAGTTCCACATACcaa GATCGAAATGAGAGAGATGATGAAGGATGTTGAAGATTGGATGAAGAAGACAATGAACAGGATTGAAGCGGAAGATGGGAAGTTGGTCGCtcag GCATCCACCATCCACACAAAACTTGTCCACTGGATGGCACAAATGCTTCTCCATCTTGCTCCTAATCTTGATAATAGATCAGCAAACATGCCATCAGAGATGAGTCTTCAAGCATTTTCAACATTAGAAGACCtgattaaaaaagcaaaagaaaTAAGTGAACACATCAGTATGTTCACGGAATATGTGTGCCA ATGTTGCAATGCAATTGTCCTCAACAAGATGCAGGAGAAGAAAGATGTTGGAGATGAAGATGCTGATCACGAATACCGAGATTTTACTCGATTTAAG AGGGAAGCAAACGAATGGATCCATACTTGCGAAATTCTCCTTAACTCAGTATTAGAGGAGCCGACAAAACTTTTGTCCAAGGAAGTTGTGAGCAGACTTGTTCCATCAGAGGAAGGAAAAAGCACGACTGAAGAAAGTCCTCCAAAAACTCAAGCCAGCAGTCCGATCACTCAACCAaag AAAACTAATCTAAAAAGAATTCCAACAGTCCAAGAGAAAAAGGAAGTGAAAAAAGAGGAAACAAAATCACCTGCTGTAGAAACGATGATTAAAGAGGAAGAAACGGTGAAAGTAGTTGAACCAGAAAAG AATTCTCAAGATAAAGTTGAAGAAAACGAATCTGAACCAA GTTTACTTCCAACAAGAATGGAGGTGATAGGTTCCGATGAAAATGTTGGAACTTCATCATTGCTTGAAGATATTCCTCTTGGTGAAAGTGTGAGCAACATTTTGACTCCTCCATCATCAAGTTTGACGCAATCTGCATATGATGCCATCGCCAAAATGGATGAAGTTCAGATGCAGTTACT AGAAACGGAACAACGCGCACAAGGAGCAGAGGAAAAAGTGAATGATCTTAATCAAGAACTTAATGAAGCAAATGAAAGGATTAGAGCATTGGAGAAAAAG cTGCAGATGATGGACATGGAAAAGAAAGAATCTACGGAAGAAAAACCAGGAGTTTCTCTTCCAACTGTTGAAGAAAAGAAACAAGAAGAAacg ttactTCAACCAAAATCATCTGAAACGGCGAAACGTGCTCCTTCACGAGGTTCAGGAAGTGGACAGCGAAAATCCAAGTCATCCaagaaaaaatag
- the LOC104265329 gene encoding axonemal dynein light chain domain-containing protein 1-like isoform X2: MSTELAHIAEDNSVAVNNENTPPAERDITMQTCDVGQDKSTGEPTVQNEMIPEELLFALTQTTGEPSNKTTKNLSPIKAVKTPEKLRLALKKGPPQNVWHHKGRRVQFKHLTDNPRSLGKGVGTRDISFLFDVSGQKKPQPPNPNKNDKSAVRFEAANSTQDINSNTALAVPDSIIPEEYHVIKSRAVLGLEYIDEELTTKLTDHDQLLRIFPSLNPTKRFEVLQLLRTMDAMLEQSGIDDEAVEVKGPTQIHNLLELIKKEQTIYDLVFSEVIRQVSVECIERGQLLSKLRNKYADLLNRIPRQMKSLHAEVMAQRSLDRRLTEELLRFKSSISFLTTELQNVREHDEQVTQDANKAEADLAQALKESQTNASLVDEYHDLYELQRHRLEANVSTLTEERDMWSNVAYSLSLKIMTINHLSTAKRLHVSEKAWSKLAGHFSVLLSDQDSENLSQMQKHVQQWRDLMFHFSQSLEGADKRSVVSLEKVKEGIETWMEKFESILMSSSSDVRFMKIPPNEFVEKLSDAMKEWEEKLGEDSERFAGGQLLNNKEQLSKMNKESEAWTEVALHVYRRHKTDTGESFPLATTMIDLNEKFHNLVKQLEIRISGENGVAKGIIALQNNLDNWSNKLIMMSHGAQPLTDTEWMQLYDKLFEYSTLLTTTIQYVGKQQRDEDKLNGVPHTKIEMREMMKDVEDWMKKTMNRIEAEDGKLVAQASTIHTKLVHWMAQMLLHLAPNLDNRSANMPSEMSLQAFSTLEDLIKKAKEISEHISMFTEYVCQCCNAIVLNKMQEKKDVGDEDADHEYRDFTRFKREANEWIHTCEILLNSVLEEPTKLLSKEVVSRLVPSEEGKSTTEESPPKTQASSPITQPKKTNLKRIPTVQEKKEVKKEETKSPAVETMIKEEETVKVVEPEKNSQDKVEENESEPSLLPTRMEVIGSDENVGTSSLLEDIPLGESVSNILTPPSSSLTQSAYDAIAKMDEVQMQLLETEQRAQGAEEKVNDLNQELNEANERIRALEKKMMDMEKKESTEEKPGVSLPTVEEKKQEETLLQPKSSETAKRAPSRGSGSGQRKSKSSKKK, from the exons ATGAGTACAGAATTGGCACACATCGCAGAAGACAACAGCGTTGCTGTGAACAATGAAAACACTCCTCCCGCCGAGCGAGATATTACAATGCAGACTTGTGATGTCGGACAAG ATAAATCTACGGGTGAGCCAACTGTTCAAAACGAAATGATCCCAGAAGAATTGTTGTTTGCACTTACTCAGACTACTGGTGAACCAagcaacaaaactacaaaaaatcTTTCACCAATCAAAGCTGTTAAAACACCTGAAAAGCTACGGTTG GCATTAAAGAAGGGACCTCCTCAAAATGTGTGGCATCATAAGGGCAGACGAGTTCAGTTTAAACATCTTACTGACAATCCACGTTCATTGGGTAAAGGAGTTGGAACCAGAGATATATCATTTCTCTTCGATGTCTCAGGCCAAAAGAAACCACAGCCTCCTAATCCgaataaaaatgacaaaagtGCAGTAAGATTTGAAGCAGCCAACAGCACACAAGAT ATAAACAGCAACACAGCCCTTGCAGTTCCCGATTCAATAATACCCGAGGAATATCATGTTATCAAATCTCGTGCTGTTCTTGGTTTGGAATACATAGATGaggaattaacaacaaaactaaCCGACCATGATCAATTGCTTCGAATATTTCCATCCTTGAACCCAACTAAGCGATTCGAG gttCTTCAATTGCTTCGAACGATGGATGCGATGCTTGAACAAAGTGGGATTGATGATGAAGCTGTAGAAGTAAAAGGACCAACTCAAATACACAACCTACTTGAACTTATAAAGAAAGAACAAACAATATATGACCTTGTGTTCAGTGAG GTTATACGTCAAGTAAGTGTGGAATGCATTGAGAGAGGACAACTGCTATCTAAACTAAGAAATAAATATGCTGATCTACTGAATAGG ataCCTCGTCAAATGAAAAGTTTACACGCTGAGGTGATGGCGCAAAGATCACTTGATAGAAGACTTACTGAGGAGTTGTTACGATTTAAGTCttcaatttcatttttaacaac GGAGTTGCAAAATGTAAGAGAACATGATGAACAAGTGACACAAGATGCAAACAAAGCTGAAGCTGATTTAGCGCAAGCATTAAAG GAATCGCAAACCAATGCAAGCTTAGTTGACGAATATCATGACTTATATGAACTACAAAGACATCGACTGGAAGCTAACGTTTCAACTCTGACAGAAGAGAGAGATATGTGGAGCAATGTAGCTTACAGTTTATCACTGAAG ATAATGACTATAAATCATTTAAGTACTGCAAAACGACTCCATGTCAGCGAGAAAGCGTGGTCAAAGTTAGCCGGGCATTTCTCTGTATTGTTAAGTGACCAAGACAGCGAAAACTTGTCACAAATGCAAAAACATGTTCAGCAATGGAGAGACTTAATGTTTCA tttcaGTCAATCACTGGAAGGGGCAGATAAACGTTCGGTTGTTTCACTTGAGAAAGTTAAAGAAGGAATCGAAACCTGGATGGAAAAGTTTGAAT CCATACTCATGTCAAGCTCTTCTGATGTTCGATTCATGAAAATTCCTCCGAATGAGTTTGTTGAGAAACTGAGCGATGCCATGAAAGAATGGGAGGAG AAACTTGGTGAAGATTCAGAACGATTTGCTGGAGGACAGCTCTTAAACAACAAAGAGCAGCTCAGTAAGATGAACAAAGAGTCGGAAGCATGGACTGAAGTTGCATTGCATGTTTACAGACGCCATAA aaCTGACACTGGGGAAAGTTTTCCTCTTGCTACAACAATGATTGACCTCAATGAAAAGTTTCATAATTTGGTAAAGCAACTCGAGATCCGGATATCTGGAGAAAACG GAGTGGCCAAAGGAATAATTGCATTGCAGAATAATTTGGATAACTGGAGTAACAAACTTATCATGATGTCACATGGAGCTCAAC CATTGACGGACACCGAATGGATGCAACTTTATGATAAGTTGTTTGAATACAGCACTTTACTTACAACTACAATCCAATATGTTGGTAAACAACAGAGAGATGAAGACAAGTTGAATGGAGTTCCACATACcaa GATCGAAATGAGAGAGATGATGAAGGATGTTGAAGATTGGATGAAGAAGACAATGAACAGGATTGAAGCGGAAGATGGGAAGTTGGTCGCtcag GCATCCACCATCCACACAAAACTTGTCCACTGGATGGCACAAATGCTTCTCCATCTTGCTCCTAATCTTGATAATAGATCAGCAAACATGCCATCAGAGATGAGTCTTCAAGCATTTTCAACATTAGAAGACCtgattaaaaaagcaaaagaaaTAAGTGAACACATCAGTATGTTCACGGAATATGTGTGCCA ATGTTGCAATGCAATTGTCCTCAACAAGATGCAGGAGAAGAAAGATGTTGGAGATGAAGATGCTGATCACGAATACCGAGATTTTACTCGATTTAAG AGGGAAGCAAACGAATGGATCCATACTTGCGAAATTCTCCTTAACTCAGTATTAGAGGAGCCGACAAAACTTTTGTCCAAGGAAGTTGTGAGCAGACTTGTTCCATCAGAGGAAGGAAAAAGCACGACTGAAGAAAGTCCTCCAAAAACTCAAGCCAGCAGTCCGATCACTCAACCAaag AAAACTAATCTAAAAAGAATTCCAACAGTCCAAGAGAAAAAGGAAGTGAAAAAAGAGGAAACAAAATCACCTGCTGTAGAAACGATGATTAAAGAGGAAGAAACGGTGAAAGTAGTTGAACCAGAAAAG AATTCTCAAGATAAAGTTGAAGAAAACGAATCTGAACCAA GTTTACTTCCAACAAGAATGGAGGTGATAGGTTCCGATGAAAATGTTGGAACTTCATCATTGCTTGAAGATATTCCTCTTGGTGAAAGTGTGAGCAACATTTTGACTCCTCCATCATCAAGTTTGACGCAATCTGCATATGATGCCATCGCCAAAATGGATGAAGTTCAGATGCAGTTACT AGAAACGGAACAACGCGCACAAGGAGCAGAGGAAAAAGTGAATGATCTTAATCAAGAACTTAATGAAGCAAATGAAAGGATTAGAGCATTGGAGAAAAAG ATGATGGACATGGAAAAGAAAGAATCTACGGAAGAAAAACCAGGAGTTTCTCTTCCAACTGTTGAAGAAAAGAAACAAGAAGAAacg ttactTCAACCAAAATCATCTGAAACGGCGAAACGTGCTCCTTCACGAGGTTCAGGAAGTGGACAGCGAAAATCCAAGTCATCCaagaaaaaatag